In Kiloniellales bacterium, the following are encoded in one genomic region:
- the betC gene encoding choline-sulfatase, protein MKKPNILLIMADQMSAKALPFHGHRVVRTPALSRLADEGVVFENAYCNSPLCGPSRLSMLSGLLPHKVGAYDNAPEFPASTPTFAHYLRLNGYLTCLSGKMHFAGPDQLHGYEERLTTDIYPSDFGWTPNWAEPEAKVRFQDMQNVVESGPCARSLQIDYDDEVNFQAVRWLYDQARNPERRPFMLTVSFTSPHDPYVALPEFWDLYRDSEIDLPEVGPIPQNRMDPHSARIHEHYSIGEATVTEEILRRTRHGYYASISYIDDKVAQLMETLDRAGLAEDTLVIFTSDHGDMMGERGLHYKKTFFEWSARVPLLVHAPTRYQARRVAAPVSLVDLLATLQELSGGPAEEILETDGRSLVGHLEGRAPPPAAVAGEFLAEGVFEPTFMLRDERFKLFYSEIDPPLLFDLEADPLELEDLAGSQAHREKLAELTEQARRLWNAGEIKAKIIADQNRRRLVERAHGIGKRPVWDYQPVTDASKGWVRAGKWTAEVESKAHLDLQSGR, encoded by the coding sequence ATGAAGAAACCGAACATTCTGCTCATCATGGCCGATCAGATGAGCGCCAAGGCCCTGCCGTTCCACGGGCACAGGGTGGTCCGCACGCCGGCGCTCTCGCGCCTGGCCGATGAGGGCGTGGTCTTCGAGAACGCCTACTGCAATTCGCCTCTTTGCGGACCCTCCAGGCTTTCTATGTTGTCCGGCCTGCTGCCCCACAAGGTCGGCGCCTACGACAACGCCCCGGAGTTCCCGGCCTCGACACCGACCTTCGCCCACTACCTACGGCTGAACGGCTATCTGACCTGCCTGAGCGGCAAGATGCACTTCGCCGGACCGGACCAGCTGCACGGCTATGAGGAACGCCTGACCACCGACATCTACCCCTCGGACTTCGGCTGGACTCCGAACTGGGCCGAGCCCGAGGCCAAGGTGCGTTTTCAGGACATGCAGAACGTCGTTGAATCCGGACCCTGCGCCCGCTCGCTACAGATCGACTACGACGACGAGGTCAATTTCCAGGCCGTCCGCTGGCTCTACGACCAGGCACGGAACCCGGAGCGGCGGCCCTTCATGCTGACCGTCTCCTTCACTTCGCCCCACGACCCCTATGTCGCCCTGCCAGAGTTCTGGGACCTCTACCGAGACTCGGAGATCGACCTGCCCGAGGTTGGACCGATTCCCCAGAACCGGATGGACCCCCACAGCGCCCGCATCCACGAGCATTACTCGATCGGCGAGGCGACCGTCACCGAGGAGATCCTGCGCCGGACCCGGCACGGCTACTACGCCTCGATCAGCTACATCGACGACAAGGTCGCCCAGCTCATGGAGACGCTCGACCGCGCCGGCCTGGCCGAGGACACCCTGGTGATCTTCACCTCGGACCACGGCGACATGATGGGCGAGCGCGGCCTGCACTATAAGAAGACCTTCTTCGAATGGTCGGCCCGCGTCCCCCTGCTGGTCCACGCGCCGACGCGTTACCAGGCCCGGCGCGTCGCGGCGCCGGTTTCGCTGGTCGATCTCCTGGCGACCCTGCAGGAGCTCTCGGGCGGACCGGCCGAGGAAATTCTGGAAACCGACGGCCGGTCGCTGGTCGGCCATCTGGAAGGGCGCGCCCCGCCGCCGGCCGCGGTCGCCGGCGAGTTTCTCGCCGAGGGCGTCTTCGAGCCGACCTTCATGCTGCGCGACGAGCGCTTCAAGCTGTTCTACAGCGAGATCGATCCGCCGCTGCTATTCGATCTGGAGGCGGATCCTCTCGAGCTCGAAGACCTGGCCGGATCCCAAGCGCACCGGGAGAAGCTGGCTGAACTGACAGAACAGGCCCGGCGCCTCTGGAACGCGGGCGAGATCAAGGCCAAGATCATCGCCGACCAAAATCGGCGCCGCCTGGTCGAGCGCGCCCACGGCATCGGCAAGCGCCCGGTCTGGGACTATCAACCCGTCACCGACGCCTCGAAGGGATGGGTCCGCGCCGGCAAGTGGACGGCCGAGGTGGAGAGCAAGGCTCACCTCGACCTCCAGAGCGGTCGATGA
- a CDS encoding glycosyltransferase family 2 protein: protein MTARREQDSRPSDAAGRPPGQQPADAPTEHRVVPGRTVLSVVVPMYNEETGVDTFLERVEPILEGLTRDLGAGYEIICVDDGSRDGTLAKLTAARGRNPSVKVISLSRNFGKDVALTAGLDHATGAAVVPIDADLQDPPELIPALFAKWLEGYDVAYATRSERSGDSLTKRLTANWFYRVHNRMAEVDIPNDTGDFRLMDQRVVETLRAMPESNRFMKGLFAWVGFRQTGVFYRREERAFGSSKWRYWRLWNFALDGITSSSTLPLRIWSYFGCAISLCAFAYAAFLIARTLVQGVDVPGYASLMVVVLFMGGINLISLGVIGEYLGRAYIEVKRRPLYLVREAHGLEPETAAGPGRLPARHGAEARGEAEAAPKASGLTSSE from the coding sequence ATGACCGCTCGCCGGGAGCAAGACAGCCGTCCGTCCGACGCCGCGGGGCGGCCGCCGGGCCAGCAGCCCGCCGACGCCCCGACCGAGCACCGTGTGGTCCCGGGCCGGACCGTCCTCTCCGTCGTGGTTCCCATGTACAACGAGGAGACGGGCGTCGACACCTTCCTGGAGCGGGTCGAACCGATCCTCGAGGGCCTGACCCGGGACCTCGGCGCCGGCTACGAGATCATCTGCGTCGACGACGGCAGCCGCGACGGGACGCTCGCCAAGCTGACGGCGGCGCGCGGCCGGAACCCTTCGGTCAAGGTCATCAGCCTGTCCCGCAACTTCGGCAAGGACGTCGCGCTGACCGCCGGGCTGGACCACGCCACCGGCGCGGCCGTGGTGCCGATCGACGCCGACCTCCAGGATCCGCCGGAGCTGATCCCGGCGCTCTTCGCCAAGTGGCTGGAAGGCTACGACGTCGCCTACGCCACGCGAAGCGAACGCAGCGGCGACAGCCTGACCAAACGCCTCACCGCCAATTGGTTCTACCGGGTCCACAACCGGATGGCCGAGGTCGACATACCGAACGACACCGGCGATTTCCGCCTGATGGACCAGCGGGTGGTCGAGACCCTGCGGGCCATGCCCGAGAGCAACCGCTTCATGAAGGGGCTCTTCGCCTGGGTCGGCTTCCGCCAGACCGGAGTCTTCTACCGGCGCGAAGAGCGCGCCTTCGGCAGCTCCAAGTGGCGCTACTGGCGACTATGGAACTTCGCGCTCGACGGCATCACCTCGTCCAGCACGCTCCCCTTGCGGATCTGGAGCTACTTCGGCTGCGCCATCTCGCTCTGCGCCTTCGCCTACGCCGCCTTCCTGATCGCCCGCACGCTGGTGCAAGGCGTCGACGTCCCTGGCTACGCCTCGCTCATGGTCGTCGTGCTCTTCATGGGCGGGATCAACCTAATCAGCCTGGGGGTGATCGGCGAGTACCTGGGGCGGGCCTATATCGAGGTCAAACGCCGCCCGCTCTACCTGGTGCGGGAAGCCCACGGCCTGGAACCGGAAACCGCCGCCGGCCCAGGGCGTCTCCCGGCCCGGCACGGCGCCGAGGCGCGCGGCGAAGCGGAGGCGGCCCCGAAGGCGAGCGGCTTGACAAGTTCCGAGTAA
- a CDS encoding sulfotransferase: MFFVVGAPRCGTTALCRALARHPEICMSKPKEPHFFSRENIGKDDQETLDTYFKLFFSHLSPEHKIMGEGSVSYLYVPESIRRTQHFFPGSKYIVCVRNPIEMVYSYHARLISHMDEDIEDFRTAWDMQAERAKGKRVPVRCRDPLVLQYATIGSLGQHIERLFDMVGEENCKIVLFDDVVRDSAAAFRDVIEFLGLEDAKDISIEQRNANKELRHSWLYGMIVRPPRPVQQMIAVATGSHHKVPDFLRPMRRKVKQMTRVPAQRQTMDDETRTLLRQAFSEDISRLSRVLGKNLDHWQ; the protein is encoded by the coding sequence ATGTTCTTCGTCGTCGGCGCGCCGCGCTGCGGCACGACCGCGCTCTGCCGCGCCCTCGCGCGCCATCCGGAAATCTGCATGTCGAAGCCGAAGGAGCCGCACTTCTTCAGCCGGGAGAACATCGGCAAGGACGATCAGGAGACGCTGGACACCTACTTCAAACTGTTCTTTTCCCACCTCTCGCCCGAGCACAAGATCATGGGCGAGGGTTCGGTCTCCTACCTCTACGTGCCGGAGTCGATCCGCCGCACCCAGCACTTTTTCCCGGGCTCCAAGTACATCGTCTGCGTGCGCAACCCGATCGAGATGGTCTACTCCTACCACGCCCGCCTGATCAGCCACATGGACGAGGACATCGAGGACTTCCGCACCGCCTGGGACATGCAGGCCGAGCGGGCCAAGGGCAAGCGTGTCCCGGTCCGCTGCCGCGACCCGCTTGTCCTGCAGTACGCCACGATCGGCAGCCTGGGGCAGCACATCGAGCGGCTGTTCGACATGGTCGGCGAGGAGAACTGCAAGATCGTCCTGTTCGACGATGTGGTGCGCGACTCGGCCGCGGCCTTCCGGGACGTCATCGAGTTCCTCGGCCTGGAAGACGCCAAGGACATCTCGATCGAGCAACGCAATGCGAACAAGGAGCTGCGCCACTCCTGGCTCTACGGCATGATCGTGCGGCCGCCCCGACCAGTGCAGCAGATGATCGCGGTCGCGACCGGCAGCCACCACAAGGTGCCGGACTTCCTGCGCCCCATGCGCCGCAAGGTGAAGCAGATGACACGGGTGCCGGCACAACGCCAGACCATGGACGACGAGACCCGGACCCTTCTGCGCCAGGCCTTCTCCGAGGACATCTCCCGGCTCTCGCGCGTGCTCGGCAAGAACCTCGACCACTGGCAGTAG
- a CDS encoding NIPSNAP family protein yields MIFDQRTYTCRPGTIKAHLELYEKHGLGPQTRNLGQPFLYATTEVGDVNTYVHVWAYKDVTDRAERRAALWADPEWIAYTKLSAEAGYLIKQENRILVAAPFFSPRG; encoded by the coding sequence ATGATTTTCGACCAGCGGACCTACACCTGTCGTCCGGGCACGATCAAGGCGCACCTCGAGCTCTATGAGAAGCATGGGCTCGGGCCGCAGACCCGCAACCTCGGCCAGCCCTTTCTCTACGCCACGACAGAGGTCGGCGACGTCAACACCTACGTCCACGTCTGGGCCTACAAGGACGTGACCGACCGGGCCGAACGCCGGGCCGCGCTCTGGGCCGACCCGGAATGGATCGCCTACACCAAGCTGAGCGCCGAAGCGGGCTACCTGATCAAGCAGGAGAATCGGATCCTGGTCGCGGCGCCCTTCTTCTCGCCGAGAGGCTGA
- a CDS encoding CoA ester lyase has translation MPFHDKRAVRPRRSFIFAPGLKPEMYPKALASGADIVCVELEDGIAPKDKDAARSKALALFAEPQADDGVERIVRINCLRTAFGLADVQAVLASDTPPPAVMLPKVMGPEEIVWLDDLLTERGHATRLHVIIETNAGLEAAYEVARASPRIDALFFGGVDMAAELRCENAWEPLLYARSRLVHAASAAGIDAIDVPYLDLEDAEGMAREAVRARDLGFCGKGAIHPKQIERLNRVFTPDEAQVARARRIIEAFTEADTGLVVIDGKLIEKPVLREMHRIVAIAERVAG, from the coding sequence ATGCCGTTTCACGACAAGCGCGCGGTCCGGCCGCGCCGAAGCTTTATCTTCGCACCGGGCCTGAAGCCCGAGATGTACCCCAAGGCGCTGGCCTCCGGCGCCGACATCGTCTGCGTCGAGCTGGAGGACGGGATCGCGCCGAAGGACAAGGACGCGGCACGAAGCAAGGCGCTCGCCCTCTTCGCCGAACCGCAGGCGGACGACGGGGTGGAACGGATCGTCCGGATCAACTGTCTCAGGACCGCCTTCGGCCTCGCCGACGTCCAGGCCGTCCTGGCGAGCGATACGCCGCCGCCGGCCGTGATGCTGCCCAAGGTAATGGGGCCGGAGGAGATCGTCTGGCTGGACGACCTTCTGACCGAGCGGGGCCACGCGACCCGCCTGCACGTCATCATCGAGACCAACGCCGGCCTGGAGGCGGCCTACGAGGTCGCCCGGGCGAGCCCGCGCATCGACGCCCTCTTCTTCGGCGGCGTCGACATGGCGGCGGAGCTGCGCTGCGAGAACGCCTGGGAGCCCCTGCTCTACGCCCGCTCCCGCCTAGTCCACGCCGCGTCGGCAGCGGGGATCGACGCGATCGACGTGCCCTACCTGGACCTCGAGGACGCCGAGGGCATGGCCCGCGAGGCCGTACGGGCGCGCGACCTGGGCTTCTGCGGCAAGGGCGCGATCCATCCCAAGCAGATCGAGCGCTTGAACCGGGTCTTCACCCCGGACGAGGCCCAGGTGGCCCGCGCCCGGCGGATTATTGAGGCCTTCACCGAGGCCGACACGGGGCTCGTCGTGATTGACGGCAAGCTGATCGAGAAGCCGGTGCTGCGCGAGATGCATCGGATCGTGGCGATCGCGGAGCGGGTTGCCGGCTGA
- a CDS encoding mandelate racemase/muconate lactonizing enzyme family protein has protein sequence MKISAVVSHVLRYELDEELGYSQQYYRHRSAHIVEVRTDDGLTGWGECFGPGNVALANKAIVEQVIQPMILGRDPRDREVIWHEVYNLLRDHGQKGMPIQALSGVDIALWDIAGKHAGEPLWRLLGGRFRERLPVYGYGMMLQRRGDLADAFKAEAAAIKAKGFGATKMKVGLGLPRDVELVEAVREAIGPDMGLMVDANHAYSINEAMALGRQLERLDVHWFEEPVAPEDRDGYRELRSKLGVKIAGGEAEFTRWGFRDLIEGRCVDVLQPEVCGLGGITEYRKVVAMAHAHFIPVVNHVWGSGVALATNLHLLHALPDLPGGLYPAQPCLEFDTTPNRFKDGVLKSPLGIEGQVAAQGGTAAAPEGPGLGIDVDRDFLAAYRVA, from the coding sequence GTGAAGATCAGCGCCGTCGTCAGTCACGTCCTGCGGTACGAGCTCGACGAGGAGCTCGGCTATTCCCAGCAGTACTACCGCCACCGCTCCGCGCACATCGTCGAGGTGCGCACCGACGACGGCCTGACCGGCTGGGGCGAGTGCTTCGGGCCGGGCAACGTGGCGCTCGCCAATAAGGCGATCGTCGAACAGGTCATCCAGCCGATGATCCTGGGACGGGACCCCAGAGACCGGGAGGTCATCTGGCACGAGGTCTACAACCTGCTGCGCGACCACGGCCAGAAGGGCATGCCGATCCAGGCCCTTTCGGGGGTCGACATCGCGCTCTGGGACATCGCCGGGAAGCATGCCGGCGAGCCCTTGTGGCGGCTGCTGGGTGGCCGGTTCCGCGAGCGTCTCCCGGTCTATGGCTACGGCATGATGCTGCAGCGGCGCGGCGACCTGGCCGATGCCTTCAAGGCGGAGGCTGCGGCAATCAAGGCAAAGGGCTTCGGCGCGACCAAGATGAAGGTCGGGCTCGGCCTGCCCCGGGACGTCGAGCTGGTCGAGGCGGTCCGCGAGGCGATCGGCCCCGACATGGGGCTCATGGTCGACGCCAACCACGCCTACTCGATCAACGAGGCGATGGCGCTGGGCCGCCAACTCGAGCGCCTGGACGTCCATTGGTTCGAGGAGCCGGTGGCGCCGGAGGACCGGGACGGCTACCGCGAGCTCCGGTCCAAGCTGGGGGTCAAGATCGCCGGGGGCGAGGCCGAGTTCACCCGCTGGGGCTTTCGCGACCTGATCGAGGGGCGCTGCGTCGACGTTCTCCAGCCCGAGGTCTGCGGCCTGGGCGGTATCACGGAGTACCGCAAGGTCGTCGCCATGGCCCACGCCCATTTCATTCCCGTGGTGAACCATGTCTGGGGCTCCGGCGTGGCGCTGGCGACCAATCTGCATCTGCTCCATGCCCTGCCCGACCTGCCCGGCGGACTCTATCCGGCCCAGCCCTGCCTCGAGTTCGATACCACGCCGAACCGCTTCAAGGACGGCGTCCTAAAGTCCCCACTGGGCATCGAGGGGCAGGTCGCGGCCCAAGGCGGGACGGCGGCGGCGCCCGAGGGACCGGGCCTGGGAATCGACGTGGACCGCGACTTTCTGGCGGCTTACCGCGTCGCCTGA